The following nucleotide sequence is from Streptomyces sp. NBC_00239.
TACGGCCACCACCACACCGCACGCCATGGTCACCCGGCTGACCGAGGGATCTGCCAACGCACACCCGGCATGGTCGGTGTCGAAGGGCTGGACACGGACTCCCATGGACTTCGATGACGTGCTTGCCCGGCTGCGCGCCTCCCGCCTCGCCTTCGACCCGGACCGTGGCGAGGGCCTGGTCCTCTACGCGGACGCACCGCCCGACGGCCGCTCCTGGCGGTATGTGGTGATTGCCAGGAGTGCCGGGGATGTCGAGGAGCAGGAGAGCGCCTTGGCCGAGGTTCTCGAATTCGAGGGTGGCTGACCTCACCACGACGCCGGTCCCGGCACCCCCTGGGTGCCGGGACCGGCGTCGTGGTGAGGGGTGCGGTCAGGCGGGGCGGCCGTCGATCATTGGAGGTGAGCAGGGTCCCTGCTGTGTCACGGCGACCGTCCCGGCTGCCGTCCGGATGCCCCCCTATACGCGCCTCTATTCGTTCCGTGTCGGTGACGGCTCGTCGACAACGACATGGCGGTGGCCGGACACCCCGAAGAAGGGGTGTCCGGCCACCGCCATGCAGCGTCAGAAATGCGCCGGGGTACGGCTACCAGCGGTACCAGCGGCCGCTACCGCCCTTGGGCCGTGCTACGAAACCGATCAGCCACAGGATCAGAACTGCGATAGCCACCCACCAAAGAATCTTCACCGCGAAACCCGCGCCGAAGAGGAGAAGGACCAGCAGAAGAACGAGAAGCAGGGGAACCATAGTTATCAACCTCCGAAGCACCGTCTGCCCGACCGTATCCAGGACATGCATGCGATTCTTATGTGTTTTTTATCCCGGTGGCTGGGCAGGAGATCTCGCCTGCATTCCACGAGACCGCTTCGGCGGAGCCGCCTCGCAGCCGATGCATCGAAACCAAGGAGCGGGCCCATGGCCACCTCTACGGGTTCCATCAGCTGACGGGGCCGCGGACTTCGAACTCGGCGACGCGGCGCGACTCTTGCGGGAAGCGGGCTACGCGGAGCAGGCCGCCCGGGTCGAGCGCGAGATCGTGGGCCGCAACGTCATCAACCGGCACCACTCGTTCGGGCGTGGGACTTGGCGGCTTGGGTGATGAACTGACGGGTGCTGCCCGGGTTCAGCGCCTTGGCCTGGAGGTGCTCGTACATGGTGCTGTAGTGCTGTACGTCGGATCGTCTCTCCGGGTACAGGTCGCTGGTGAACCGTTCCAGATACACCGTGCCCTTTCCGGGGGCGGCTGGGTGCCGAGGCGATTCAGGTGCTCAAGCTGTTCGCGCATGATGTCCGGACTGCCGGCCACGTGGTGCAGTACCGATTCGTCCAGCACGGCCCACAAGCGGAAAGGGAGGTCCTCAGGTCTTGGCGAGGCTCTGCCGGCCCGACCGGAGATCGGCCAGGAGGCGGCCGGCATCCGTGAGGAGTGTGCCCTGCAAGGCGTATACGGCCGGAGAGGCTTCCCGGGCGGTCCGTTCCTGCTGTTGCACCTGGTCGAGTTCGGCGGCCGCTTCGTCGATCCGCGCGTCGAGGAGCTCCGGATCGGTGGGGGACACCCGGCCCATCTCCTCCATCACCGTGGCCACAGCGCGCAGGACAGCGCTGAAGCCGGGCCGGAAAGCGGCGGGAAGATTCCCGAGTTCGCCGCTGTCGAGGGCGTAGTCCAGGGTCCGGGACATGGAACGCAGGTGGTCCATGCTGCGTTCGGCAACGGTGATTGCCTCCCGAGCGCGGGGGAGGGCCCTACCGGATCCGCTGATGGCCGGGCGCGGGTTCATGCGGCCGTTCTCGATCTCGGTTTCGATGGTGTGGCGGATGCGCTCACATTCGGCGGACAGGCTGCGCCAGTCGCGGCGCCACTGACGCAGGTGACCCCGGTCGGGATCGTTCGCTTCGAGGGTGTCGGCAAGGTCGTCGAGGCGCCGGGACATCGTGCTGTAGAGATCGGTGACGGCTTGCTGACGGTGGTGGGTGTGCCGGGCGGGAGCGAGGACGAGATGGGCGGCGAGACCGCAGAGCGCCCCGATGCCCACGGACGCGACCAGGTGGCCGATGTAGTCGATCTGTCCCTGGCCGGAGGAGAACGCGAAGAAGCCGACGATGGCGACCTGGATGCCCTGCTGGCCGAAGCGCCGGATCCTGCCGATGCAGAGCGCGATCAGGGTGAGAAGGGCGAACGTCCAGCCGTGGATACCGGCCACGGCCGCCAGGGTGGCGGCGAGCGTGACTCCCGCTGCCATGGCCACCACGTATTGGAGGCAGTCCCGGACCGACCGGTACACGGTCGCCTGAAGTGCCACCAGCGCGGTGAACGGCGCGAACGTAGACACGGCAGGCGGCAACAGGTAGCGGGCCAGGACCCACGCCGCCATCGCCGCGACCACGGTCTTGGCGACGAGTAGCACCTGGTCCCGCTCGCTCCCGGCTCCCCCCACCGCGCGGCGCAGATAGTCGGCTTGCTCCGTGGCCGCCGACCAGATCCTTCGCACCGCTTCCGTCCCTCTGGGCAAGATCGATCACCTCCGATGCGCGCCTGCCCGGCCAGCTCACCCCGGAACCTTCTCGACTTCGCCCCCATGCAGCATCCCGGTGTACAAGGGACGGTGTCATCCTTGTGGCGCCAGCACTGTGAACAGGGCGCCCTCCGGGTCGCGGAGGGTGGCCCATCGGCTGGCGCTTGAGGTCTCCACCGGAGAGGCGATGCTTCCTCCGGCAGTGGTGGCCGCCTCGACCGCGGCCTCCAGGTCGGGCACCTGGAAGTGGACGTGCCACCGAGGGCGAACCTGTGGGTCGGGGTCGGTGTCCACCGCTCCGCCACTGATCCGTGCC
It contains:
- a CDS encoding FUSC family protein, which translates into the protein MPRGTEAVRRIWSAATEQADYLRRAVGGAGSERDQVLLVAKTVVAAMAAWVLARYLLPPAVSTFAPFTALVALQATVYRSVRDCLQYVVAMAAGVTLAATLAAVAGIHGWTFALLTLIALCIGRIRRFGQQGIQVAIVGFFAFSSGQGQIDYIGHLVASVGIGALCGLAAHLVLAPARHTHHRQQAVTDLYSTMSRRLDDLADTLEANDPDRGHLRQWRRDWRSLSAECERIRHTIETEIENGRMNPRPAISGSGRALPRAREAITVAERSMDHLRSMSRTLDYALDSGELGNLPAAFRPGFSAVLRAVATVMEEMGRVSPTDPELLDARIDEAAAELDQVQQQERTAREASPAVYALQGTLLTDAGRLLADLRSGRQSLAKT
- a CDS encoding Scr1 family TA system antitoxin-like transcriptional regulator, translating into MPAASWPISGRAGRASPRPEDLPFRLWAVLDESVLHHVAGSPDIMREQLEHLNRLGTQPPPERARCIWNGSPATCTRRDDPTYSTTAPCTSTSRPRR